The following are from one region of the Microbacterium paraoxydans genome:
- a CDS encoding FGGY-family carbohydrate kinase, with translation MRCTLGVDIGTSSSKGVLVDPAGTILATATRAHDVSRPQSGWVEMDGRIWWDEFVELAADLLAAVPDAEVVGVGVSGMGPCILLADEDDEPVRPAILYGVDTRSTAQIERMTAELGVEEITRVGCSTLTSQAGGPKIAWVAEEEPGAWQRARRLYMPASWLARKLTGAYVLDHQSASQVSPLYDIEGERWHEPWWQRFAGTVEQPPLRWAGEIAGIVTAAAAALTGLPEGTPVITGTIDAWTEAVSVGAHEVGDLMLMYGTTMFLVATGEQTLRTPSMWTTAGAFEGTRNLAGGLSTSGALTAWLKDLSGADYPALLAEAEESGPGANGLLMLPYFAGERTPIQDPDARGVIAGLTLRHTRGDLYRAALEATALGVRHNVETMRAAGADIRRIVAVGGGTQGRLWLQIVSDITGLVQEVPQTTIGASYGAAFLAATATAADGATPAITDWNPIADTVRPDEALCPFADALFDRYVRLYDGSKDVVHELAAAQRGGSPTPSTPENS, from the coding sequence ATGCGCTGCACCCTCGGGGTGGACATCGGCACGTCCAGCAGCAAGGGCGTCCTCGTGGATCCCGCCGGCACGATCCTCGCGACCGCGACCCGCGCGCACGACGTCTCCCGTCCGCAGTCCGGATGGGTCGAGATGGACGGCCGGATCTGGTGGGACGAGTTCGTCGAGCTGGCCGCGGACCTTCTCGCCGCGGTGCCCGACGCGGAGGTCGTGGGCGTCGGCGTGAGCGGCATGGGTCCGTGCATCCTGCTCGCCGACGAGGACGACGAGCCCGTGCGCCCCGCGATCCTCTACGGCGTGGACACCCGATCCACCGCTCAGATCGAGCGCATGACGGCGGAGCTCGGCGTCGAGGAGATCACCCGCGTCGGCTGCTCGACCCTCACCTCGCAGGCCGGTGGGCCCAAGATCGCCTGGGTCGCCGAGGAGGAGCCGGGAGCCTGGCAGCGCGCGCGGCGGCTCTACATGCCCGCCTCCTGGCTGGCCCGCAAGCTCACCGGCGCCTACGTCCTCGACCACCAGTCCGCCAGCCAGGTCTCGCCGCTGTACGACATCGAGGGTGAGCGCTGGCACGAGCCCTGGTGGCAGCGGTTCGCCGGGACGGTCGAGCAGCCGCCGCTGCGCTGGGCGGGGGAGATCGCGGGCATCGTGACCGCCGCTGCGGCGGCCCTGACCGGCCTGCCCGAGGGGACCCCGGTCATCACCGGCACGATCGACGCCTGGACCGAGGCGGTGAGCGTCGGCGCCCACGAGGTCGGCGACCTCATGCTGATGTACGGCACGACGATGTTCCTCGTCGCGACCGGGGAGCAGACCCTCCGCACACCCTCGATGTGGACGACGGCCGGCGCCTTCGAGGGCACGCGCAACCTCGCCGGCGGGCTGTCCACATCCGGAGCGCTCACCGCGTGGCTGAAGGACCTCTCCGGCGCCGACTACCCGGCGCTGCTCGCCGAGGCCGAGGAGTCGGGGCCCGGCGCGAACGGCCTGCTGATGCTGCCGTACTTCGCCGGTGAGCGCACCCCGATCCAGGATCCCGACGCCCGCGGGGTCATCGCCGGACTCACCCTCCGGCACACCCGAGGAGACCTCTATCGCGCGGCCCTCGAGGCCACGGCGCTGGGCGTACGTCACAACGTCGAGACCATGCGAGCCGCCGGCGCCGACATCCGCCGCATCGTGGCGGTCGGCGGCGGCACGCAGGGACGGCTGTGGCTGCAGATCGTCTCGGACATCACCGGGCTCGTGCAGGAGGTGCCGCAGACCACGATCGGTGCGAGCTACGGCGCCGCCTTCCTCGCGGCGACGGCCACGGCCGCCGACGGTGCCACGCCCGCGATCACCGACTGGAACCCCATCGCCGACACCGTCCGCCCGGACGAGGCGCTGTGTCCCTTCGCCGACGCCCTCTTCGACCGCTACGTGCGCCTTTACGACGGCTCGAAGGACGTCGTCCATGAACTCGCCGCCGCCCAGCGCGGCGGATCCCCCACCCCCTCGACCCCGGAGAACTCATGA
- a CDS encoding DUF1640 domain-containing protein, translating to MPLNDPQVWTLIGIFVTTMLGGMTLMTTQFGRVLRAEIGGLRGEMTGEIGTLRTDMTTEIAGLRTEMTTETTRLRSEIGTLRTDMTTEIAGLRTEMTTEIGTLRTDMTTETTRLRSEIGTLRTDMTTEIAGLRTEMTTETTRLRSEIGTLRTDMTTEIAGLRTEMTTEIGTLRTDMTTETAGLRTDTTNEVSGLHGALAALHAAMMREVGGLRAAMGALHGAMIGLRGEMIGLRGEMTARLDGLDHRLDRLEVKVDDLDKEMTNLAARFWRSQ from the coding sequence ATGCCCTTGAACGACCCGCAGGTATGGACGCTGATCGGCATCTTCGTGACGACGATGCTCGGCGGCATGACCCTCATGACGACGCAGTTCGGTCGCGTGCTCCGTGCGGAGATCGGCGGACTGCGGGGAGAGATGACCGGCGAGATCGGCACCCTCCGCACTGATATGACCACCGAGATCGCCGGCCTCCGCACCGAAATGACCACCGAGACCACACGACTACGCAGTGAGATCGGCACCCTCCGCACCGACATGACCACCGAGATCGCCGGCCTCCGCACCGAGATGACCACCGAGATCGGCACCCTCCGCACCGACATGACCACCGAGACCACACGACTACGCAGTGAGATCGGCACCCTCCGCACTGATATGACCACCGAGATCGCCGGCCTCCGCACCGAAATGACCACCGAGACCACACGACTACGTAGTGAGATCGGCACCCTCCGCACCGACATGACCACCGAGATCGCCGGCCTCCGCACCGAGATGACCACCGAGATCGGCACCCTCCGCACCGACATGACCACCGAGACCGCGGGCCTCCGCACCGATACGACGAACGAGGTCAGCGGACTCCATGGGGCGTTGGCGGCGCTGCACGCGGCGATGATGCGCGAGGTCGGAGGGCTGCGCGCGGCGATGGGTGCGCTGCACGGAGCGATGATCGGGCTGCGTGGCGAGATGATCGGCCTGCGTGGCGAGATGACCGCACGGCTCGACGGCCTCGATCACCGCCTCGACCGATTGGAGGTGAAGGTCGACGATCTCGACAAGGAGATGACGAACCTCGCGGCGCGATTCTGGCGCTCGCAGTAG
- a CDS encoding LacI family DNA-binding transcriptional regulator: MATIYDVARRAGVSPATVSRVFNGTSVSEEKAAAVRAAAEELRFTPNRTARTLRTQSSEVIALVIPDIENPYFTEMARGVEDAASEAGYSVVLCNSDAQAEKEATYLRIAIAENMSGVIIATADEHSDLGPVRATGRPVVAVDRRTDADIDGVVMANREAGAAATQSLLDAGYRRIAYIGGPAHIDTAAERAEGWREALSVMDSDHDLSSLQRFATFRVEGGRAAMEELLALPEPPDAVVAGNNLIGVGAIQVLTERGLTPPQLGVAVIGSLPFTTLSPSAVTVVRLPARLMGVTAARMLLDRIKGDEQPARTIVLSGEVQRAAARA; encoded by the coding sequence ATGGCCACGATCTACGACGTCGCGCGGCGGGCCGGCGTCTCCCCGGCCACGGTCTCGCGCGTCTTCAACGGCACGAGCGTGTCGGAGGAGAAGGCGGCGGCGGTGCGGGCGGCGGCCGAGGAACTGCGCTTCACCCCGAACCGGACGGCGCGTACGCTGCGGACCCAGAGCTCCGAAGTCATCGCCCTGGTGATCCCGGACATCGAGAACCCGTACTTCACCGAGATGGCGCGCGGCGTGGAGGATGCGGCGTCCGAAGCGGGGTACTCCGTCGTGCTGTGCAACTCCGACGCACAGGCTGAGAAGGAGGCGACGTACCTCCGGATCGCGATCGCCGAGAACATGTCGGGCGTCATCATCGCGACGGCGGACGAGCACTCGGATCTGGGGCCGGTGCGGGCGACGGGACGGCCGGTCGTCGCGGTGGACCGTCGCACGGACGCCGACATCGACGGTGTGGTCATGGCCAACCGGGAGGCGGGCGCCGCAGCGACGCAGAGCCTTCTCGACGCCGGGTATCGGCGCATCGCGTACATCGGTGGCCCCGCGCACATCGACACTGCGGCGGAGCGTGCGGAAGGCTGGCGGGAAGCGCTCTCGGTGATGGATTCCGATCATGACCTCTCCTCGCTCCAGCGCTTCGCCACGTTCCGCGTCGAGGGCGGGCGCGCGGCAATGGAGGAGCTCCTCGCGCTGCCGGAGCCGCCGGACGCGGTGGTCGCCGGGAACAACCTCATCGGTGTCGGCGCGATCCAGGTCCTCACGGAGCGCGGACTCACCCCGCCGCAGCTCGGCGTCGCGGTGATCGGGTCGCTGCCCTTCACGACGCTGTCGCCGTCCGCCGTCACCGTCGTCAGGCTCCCCGCGCGCCTCATGGGTGTGACAGCGGCGCGGATGCTGCTGGATCGGATCAAGGGCGACGAGCAACCGGCCCGGACGATCGTCCTCTCCGGCGAGGTGCAGCGCGCGGCCGCGCGCGCCTGA
- a CDS encoding dihydrodipicolinate synthase family protein, with translation MVTTAADLGVLMAAIATPYDAEGAVDTRLLSTLVEDYVSRGVEGIYCCGSSGEGLLLSADERTAVVETAVRAAEGRIPVVAHVGALSTREAIELGRRAQRAGASALSMIPPIYYSFGIEAVLDHYRAVLDAVDLPLIVYNIPQFTGTEFTLETAGELLGDDRVIGLKQTAHNMYALERMKAAFPDKAYINGFDEVFVPALAAGARGTIGTTVGLQVELFQAARRLLDAGDLVGAQRVQSRINHVIAELVAIDVFPAAKYLSGRSAGGAGALGDCRRPFRPLSGAARTRLDALGTTLDRFLAES, from the coding sequence ATGGTGACCACGGCGGCGGACCTCGGGGTGCTGATGGCCGCGATCGCCACCCCCTACGACGCGGAGGGGGCGGTCGACACGCGGCTGCTCTCGACGCTCGTGGAGGACTACGTCTCCCGCGGCGTCGAGGGGATCTACTGCTGCGGGTCGTCGGGGGAGGGTCTCCTCCTGTCGGCGGATGAACGGACCGCGGTGGTGGAGACCGCCGTGCGCGCCGCCGAGGGGCGCATCCCCGTCGTCGCCCACGTCGGCGCGCTGTCGACGCGGGAGGCGATCGAACTCGGACGGCGGGCGCAGCGCGCCGGCGCATCCGCCCTCTCGATGATCCCGCCGATCTACTACTCCTTCGGCATCGAGGCCGTCCTCGACCACTACCGCGCGGTGCTGGACGCCGTGGACCTCCCGCTCATCGTCTACAACATCCCGCAGTTCACGGGGACCGAGTTCACGCTCGAGACGGCCGGAGAACTCCTGGGCGACGATCGCGTGATCGGTCTCAAGCAGACCGCGCACAACATGTACGCCCTCGAGCGCATGAAGGCGGCGTTCCCCGACAAGGCCTACATCAACGGGTTCGACGAGGTGTTCGTGCCCGCGCTCGCCGCCGGTGCTCGCGGGACGATCGGCACGACCGTGGGGCTCCAGGTCGAGCTCTTCCAGGCGGCGCGGCGCCTCCTCGACGCCGGCGACCTGGTCGGAGCGCAGCGGGTGCAGAGCCGGATCAACCATGTCATCGCCGAGCTCGTCGCGATCGACGTCTTCCCCGCGGCGAAATACCTCTCCGGTCGCAGTGCGGGAGGTGCCGGAGCGCTGGGGGACTGTCGTCGTCCGTTCCGACCGCTCTCGGGTGCGGCTCGGACCCGGCTCGATGCTCTCGGAACGACTCTCGATCGATTCCTCGCGGAGAGCTGA
- a CDS encoding SDR family oxidoreductase has protein sequence MADIFDLTDRIILVTGGLGQIGSAFVRELHGRGARVAVASRTVDAARLQETFPEIADSPRLFGVSMDIVSKDSVEAGLDAIVDVWGAAPDGVINNAGLDTQPSAPPEVSGPFEDFPLDVFREVVDVNLVGTFLVTQATGARMRAAGKPGSIINVGSIYGMVSPVQDIYAYKEEQTGVPFVKPVAYSAAKSGLYNLTRYCATYWGRQGIRVNTLTPSGVGRDSQDATFRQNYTARIPIGRMAEATDFNGAAVFLLSDASRYMTGANLVVDGGWTAW, from the coding sequence ATGGCGGACATCTTCGACCTCACCGACCGCATCATCCTGGTCACCGGCGGCCTCGGCCAGATCGGATCGGCCTTCGTCCGGGAGCTCCACGGACGCGGCGCCCGGGTGGCCGTGGCATCGCGCACGGTCGACGCCGCGCGCCTGCAGGAGACGTTCCCCGAGATCGCCGACAGCCCGCGCCTCTTCGGCGTCTCCATGGACATCGTCTCGAAGGACAGCGTCGAGGCCGGCCTCGACGCGATCGTCGATGTATGGGGTGCGGCGCCGGACGGCGTGATCAACAACGCCGGTCTGGACACCCAGCCGAGCGCGCCACCCGAGGTCTCCGGTCCCTTCGAGGACTTCCCCCTCGACGTGTTCCGCGAGGTGGTCGACGTGAACCTCGTCGGCACCTTCCTCGTCACGCAGGCGACCGGTGCTCGGATGCGCGCCGCCGGGAAGCCGGGCTCAATCATCAACGTCGGCTCGATCTACGGGATGGTGTCGCCGGTGCAGGACATCTACGCCTACAAGGAGGAGCAGACCGGGGTGCCGTTCGTGAAGCCGGTGGCCTACTCGGCGGCGAAGTCGGGGCTATACAACCTCACCCGGTACTGCGCGACGTACTGGGGTCGGCAGGGCATCAGGGTCAACACCCTCACGCCCTCCGGCGTCGGTCGGGACTCGCAGGACGCGACCTTCCGGCAGAACTACACGGCGCGCATCCCGATCGGACGCATGGCGGAGGCGACCGACTTCAACGGGGCCGCGGTCTTCCTGCTCTCGGACGCCTCGCGCTACATGACCGGAGCGAACCTCGTCGTGGACGGGGGGTGGACCGCATGGTGA
- a CDS encoding mandelate racemase/muconate lactonizing enzyme family protein: protein MKIESIDLQLSRIPLPKGPWGDQIHRVTHIEIILADITTDTGLVGTGFSHTSGVGGQMMVAALRELIPTLIGREVNPRAVWQHSWQHLRDNGPGGTTTLALAAIDVALWDLLGLHYQQPLAKLLGQVRDRVALYGSGINLNLSAEEVVEQVKEWKADGYAAGKVKVGKPDLEEDVYRLTKIREAAGEYPLMVDANQGWTYGEAVRAVTRFRDLNLYWVEEPLRVDDVASHARLRARSPIPIGLGENVYTLQQFNQYLLADACDFIQADVGRVGGITPYMDIAALGRAYNAPMTPHFVMELTANVLCAVPNALFGEMTDGGTLSDLGVIVPQRPQNGFFVPTGAPGNGLEYDRENLARHAVS from the coding sequence ATGAAAATCGAATCGATCGACCTCCAGCTCTCCCGCATCCCCCTCCCCAAGGGACCGTGGGGAGACCAGATCCATCGGGTGACCCACATCGAGATCATCCTCGCCGACATCACCACCGACACCGGGCTGGTCGGCACCGGCTTCAGCCACACGTCCGGTGTCGGCGGCCAGATGATGGTGGCGGCGCTGCGCGAGCTCATCCCCACGCTCATCGGCCGCGAGGTCAATCCGCGGGCCGTCTGGCAGCACTCCTGGCAGCACCTGCGCGACAACGGCCCCGGCGGGACCACGACGCTCGCCCTCGCCGCGATCGATGTGGCGCTGTGGGACCTGCTGGGGCTGCACTACCAGCAGCCGCTCGCGAAGCTCCTCGGCCAGGTGCGCGACCGGGTCGCACTGTACGGCAGCGGCATCAACCTGAACCTGTCCGCCGAGGAGGTCGTCGAGCAGGTCAAGGAGTGGAAGGCCGACGGGTACGCCGCCGGGAAGGTCAAGGTCGGCAAGCCGGACCTCGAAGAGGACGTCTACCGGCTCACCAAGATCCGCGAGGCGGCGGGCGAGTATCCGCTCATGGTCGATGCGAACCAGGGATGGACCTACGGGGAGGCGGTCCGGGCGGTCACCCGGTTCCGCGACCTCAACCTCTACTGGGTGGAGGAGCCGCTGCGCGTGGACGACGTCGCCTCGCACGCCCGCCTCCGGGCCCGCTCGCCGATCCCGATCGGGCTGGGCGAGAACGTCTACACGCTCCAGCAGTTCAACCAGTACCTCCTCGCCGACGCGTGCGACTTCATCCAGGCCGACGTCGGTCGCGTGGGCGGTATCACGCCCTACATGGACATCGCTGCCCTGGGCCGGGCGTACAACGCTCCGATGACGCCGCACTTCGTGATGGAGCTCACGGCCAACGTGCTCTGCGCGGTGCCCAACGCCCTGTTCGGCGAGATGACGGACGGCGGCACGCTCAGCGATCTCGGTGTCATCGTGCCGCAGCGGCCGCAGAACGGGTTCTTCGTGCCGACCGGAGCGCCGGGGAACGGCCTGGAGTACGACCGCGAGAACCTCGCGCGGCACGCGGTGAGCTGA
- a CDS encoding carbohydrate ABC transporter permease, with amino-acid sequence MTTTTAPVRFGRLAGRTGFAIALLGVLAMVLGPYIVMLLTSLTPRDQLAGAGANLIPSEFTTASYAELLSTTPFLTYLRNSLTVAAIAVPVTLVVSTGAAIAMSRFDFRGRGAVMIGLLLAQMFPAVLLVISLQGQLRGMGLMDTTLGLALVHAAFATPFATWLLKGFADSIPREIEEAGQIDGASSAQIVRILLLPLLRPGMVAAGTYAFILTWNEFLYALTFTSQTATRTLPVGLHLFIGEYQIRWDLLTAGGVLSVLPVVVGFLLVQKRLVAGLAAGAVKG; translated from the coding sequence ATGACCACGACGACCGCCCCCGTCCGCTTCGGCCGCCTCGCGGGAAGGACCGGCTTCGCGATCGCCCTCCTCGGCGTGCTCGCGATGGTGCTCGGGCCGTACATCGTCATGTTGCTGACGTCACTCACGCCCCGGGACCAGCTCGCCGGCGCCGGAGCGAACCTCATCCCCTCGGAGTTCACGACCGCCTCCTACGCCGAGCTGCTGTCGACGACGCCGTTCCTGACCTATCTGCGGAACAGCCTCACCGTGGCCGCGATCGCCGTCCCGGTGACCCTCGTGGTCTCCACCGGCGCCGCGATCGCGATGTCCCGGTTCGACTTCCGCGGTCGCGGTGCCGTCATGATCGGGCTGCTGCTCGCGCAGATGTTCCCCGCCGTGCTGCTCGTGATCTCGCTGCAGGGGCAGCTGCGCGGGATGGGGCTGATGGATACGACGCTCGGTCTCGCCCTCGTGCACGCCGCGTTCGCCACACCGTTCGCCACCTGGCTGCTCAAGGGGTTCGCGGACTCCATCCCCCGGGAGATCGAGGAGGCGGGTCAGATCGACGGGGCCTCGTCCGCGCAGATCGTCCGCATCCTGCTGCTGCCCCTGCTGCGGCCCGGGATGGTGGCGGCAGGAACCTACGCGTTCATCCTCACCTGGAACGAGTTCCTCTACGCCCTCACCTTCACCTCGCAGACGGCGACCCGCACGCTGCCGGTCGGGCTGCACCTGTTCATCGGCGAGTACCAGATCCGTTGGGACCTCCTCACCGCCGGCGGCGTGCTCTCGGTGCTCCCCGTCGTCGTCGGCTTCCTCCTCGTGCAGAAGCGCCTCGTCGCCGGTCTCGCCGCCGGCGCCGTCAAAGGCTGA
- a CDS encoding carbohydrate ABC transporter permease yields the protein MASSTLTEAVVTGRPAPRRPVTRPRRRARRGSVAPLVLLAPAIVLVAVFAGYPLVRSIWFSFNDVSVFTGVLEFVGFQNFASVIGTAEFAPTLGRTAFWTFGAVALQLIGGLSLALMLNNRFPLRGVYRGLIMIPWATPSVLVALMWKWILDPNNGALNQWLLNAGVIDAPIEFLSQNSTALPTLVMIDVWQGIPLFAIMILAALQSVSGELKESAQIDGCGPVGVFRHVVLPAILPTILITTLLRLIWTSNCVDLIFILTGGGPGTSSTTLALESYLTTYKASDFGAGAAYAVIQALFLAVFIALYVRLTRKDTTR from the coding sequence ATGGCAAGCTCCACCCTCACGGAAGCGGTCGTCACCGGCCGGCCGGCCCCGCGCCGGCCGGTGACCCGGCCGCGGCGACGCGCGCGCCGCGGCTCGGTCGCCCCCCTCGTCCTGCTCGCGCCGGCGATCGTGCTCGTCGCGGTCTTCGCCGGATATCCGCTCGTCCGCTCGATCTGGTTCTCGTTCAACGACGTGAGCGTCTTCACCGGCGTGCTCGAGTTCGTCGGGTTCCAGAACTTCGCCAGCGTCATCGGCACCGCGGAGTTCGCCCCCACGCTGGGCCGCACGGCGTTCTGGACCTTCGGTGCCGTCGCGCTCCAGCTGATCGGCGGGCTGTCGCTCGCGCTCATGCTGAACAACCGCTTCCCCCTGCGGGGCGTGTACCGCGGGCTCATCATGATCCCGTGGGCGACGCCGAGCGTCCTGGTGGCCCTGATGTGGAAGTGGATCCTCGACCCCAACAACGGCGCCCTCAACCAGTGGCTCCTGAACGCCGGCGTCATCGACGCCCCGATCGAGTTCCTCTCGCAGAACAGCACCGCGCTGCCGACGCTCGTGATGATCGACGTCTGGCAGGGCATCCCGCTCTTCGCGATCATGATCCTCGCGGCGCTGCAGAGCGTGTCCGGCGAGCTCAAGGAGTCCGCGCAGATCGACGGATGCGGCCCCGTCGGGGTCTTCCGCCACGTCGTGCTGCCCGCCATCCTCCCGACGATCCTCATCACGACGCTCCTGCGCCTGATCTGGACCTCGAATTGCGTCGACCTCATCTTCATCCTCACCGGCGGCGGGCCGGGCACGTCCTCGACGACCCTGGCGCTCGAGTCGTATCTCACGACCTACAAGGCCAGCGACTTCGGTGCCGGCGCGGCGTACGCCGTCATCCAGGCCCTGTTCCTCGCCGTCTTCATCGCGCTCTACGTGCGCCTCACCCGGAAGGACACCACGCGATGA
- a CDS encoding ABC transporter substrate-binding protein, with protein sequence MRSTRILPALAALGVVALATGCAGSAPSGEGDGPVEITYWLWQDDATDPTWTELADEFNGAQDDVKVVLETIPLDQYQNQLVSSAMNGTGPDAARSKDWWLGQFAPQGAIADLTSYVDGWDASDDVVDSLWATGQLPGEDAVYMLPHQYTTLYLYYRTDYFEELGLEAPRTQQDLLDAAAALTGDGRYGIDVRGGAGGQDQWLAWMYAGGASVVDDSGEVVLDDAKGVAVNEDYLRIVTDLQAAPPGSITAAFADVKTNFVEGLTGMMIHHPGSLKELQGVFGDKLGVVPIPTADGKPGATLGSMSGNVILEGSDKKDAAWEWISWLSEEAQMEKISASPQGQLPVLESVIDTEAYSSDPQLAVAVDAIPTAKTWPALEGVAELAAKEWNPLIQQAFQGEISSQDVLTKMSDVLR encoded by the coding sequence ATGAGATCCACCCGAATCCTCCCCGCCCTGGCCGCCCTCGGCGTCGTCGCCCTCGCCACCGGCTGTGCCGGCAGCGCCCCGTCCGGGGAAGGGGACGGCCCCGTCGAGATCACCTACTGGCTCTGGCAGGACGACGCGACCGATCCCACCTGGACGGAACTCGCGGACGAGTTCAACGGCGCTCAGGACGACGTGAAGGTCGTGCTGGAGACGATCCCGCTCGACCAGTACCAGAACCAGCTCGTGTCCTCCGCGATGAACGGCACCGGGCCGGACGCCGCCCGCAGCAAGGACTGGTGGCTCGGGCAGTTCGCGCCCCAGGGCGCCATCGCCGACCTGACCTCGTACGTCGACGGCTGGGACGCCTCGGACGACGTCGTCGACTCGCTCTGGGCGACGGGTCAGCTGCCCGGCGAGGACGCGGTGTACATGCTGCCGCACCAGTACACGACGCTCTACCTCTACTACCGCACGGACTACTTCGAGGAGCTCGGGCTCGAGGCTCCGCGCACCCAGCAGGACCTCCTCGACGCGGCGGCCGCCCTCACCGGTGACGGCAGGTACGGCATCGACGTCCGCGGCGGTGCGGGCGGACAGGATCAGTGGCTCGCGTGGATGTACGCCGGCGGGGCGTCGGTCGTCGACGACTCCGGCGAGGTCGTCCTGGACGACGCGAAGGGCGTCGCGGTGAACGAGGACTACCTCCGCATCGTCACCGACCTGCAGGCGGCGCCCCCCGGATCGATCACGGCCGCCTTCGCCGACGTCAAGACGAACTTCGTCGAGGGCCTCACCGGCATGATGATCCACCACCCGGGTTCGCTGAAGGAGCTGCAGGGGGTCTTCGGCGACAAGCTCGGCGTCGTCCCGATCCCCACGGCCGACGGTAAGCCCGGCGCGACACTCGGCAGCATGAGCGGCAACGTCATCCTCGAGGGCTCCGACAAGAAGGACGCCGCCTGGGAGTGGATCTCCTGGCTGAGCGAGGAGGCGCAGATGGAGAAGATCTCCGCCTCGCCGCAGGGTCAGCTTCCGGTGCTCGAGTCGGTGATCGACACCGAGGCGTACTCGTCCGACCCGCAGCTCGCGGTCGCCGTCGACGCTATTCCCACCGCCAAGACGTGGCCGGCGCTGGAGGGGGTGGCCGAGCTCGCCGCGAAGGAGTGGAACCCGCTCATCCAGCAGGCGTTCCAGGGTGAGATCAGCAGCCAGGACGTGCTGACGAAGATGTCCGACGTGCTGCGCTGA
- a CDS encoding FadR/GntR family transcriptional regulator, with protein MSDKIEVTGSDLSDALARRLAQHLQRSGLEIGDPLPTEAELGAVLEVGRQRIREALSVLEAFGIVVSRQGARRVWRGFRAADLATRWIGFVDDPEAATRELLEVRHALETSLLPLVIPRLQPSDLARLRLLSEEMVERALRNESFAELDQQFHRGLLAPMGNAFVDQFLQSFWVVFAAARREEPVEEDPAIAAMHGRIIDAIEAGDTRRAVHELDAHFYGVRNRYPDIDFGTTAPLPV; from the coding sequence ATGTCAGACAAGATCGAGGTAACCGGGTCCGACTTGTCGGACGCGCTCGCCCGGCGTCTGGCTCAGCACCTGCAGCGTTCCGGCCTGGAGATCGGCGACCCGCTGCCCACAGAGGCGGAGCTCGGCGCCGTGCTGGAGGTGGGACGGCAGCGCATCCGCGAGGCCCTCAGCGTCCTCGAGGCGTTCGGCATCGTGGTGTCCCGGCAAGGGGCGCGCCGGGTCTGGCGAGGATTCCGCGCCGCCGATCTCGCCACCCGCTGGATCGGCTTCGTCGACGACCCGGAGGCCGCCACCCGCGAGCTCCTGGAAGTGCGTCACGCGCTGGAGACGTCTCTGCTGCCTCTGGTGATCCCGCGCCTGCAGCCGAGCGACCTGGCCCGTCTGCGGCTGCTCTCGGAGGAGATGGTGGAGCGCGCCCTGCGCAACGAGAGCTTCGCCGAGCTCGACCAGCAATTCCACCGCGGGCTGCTCGCGCCGATGGGCAATGCGTTCGTGGATCAGTTCCTGCAGTCCTTCTGGGTCGTCTTCGCCGCCGCGCGACGCGAGGAGCCCGTCGAGGAGGATCCGGCCATCGCCGCGATGCACGGTCGCATCATCGATGCGATCGAGGCCGGCGACACCCGCCGGGCCGTCCACGAGCTGGACGCCCACTTCTACGGTGTCCGCAACCGCTATCCGGACATCGACTTCGGCACCACGGCCCCGCTGCCGGTCTGA